Genomic segment of Sebastes umbrosus isolate fSebUmb1 chromosome 19, fSebUmb1.pri, whole genome shotgun sequence:
tggctacgctgttcagacaatactccaacacaaactacacggaggaggcaccaaaaccgcaaagtgaagcccgtctgttaaacagtgttggccgcggtcggaggacgcgggggagaccgtagctttggtctccaggaccggagtctctgctgtactctgctcctctgcctgcttgccttcattcagctgagtgaaggctgaagcaggaaaagccaacactaggatcagcattgattcatggagagaccttcgtctggtcagctaacattactgcgagcgatgctcgttcacgtctatgtagagcgagcacaagcgccagcctGATGCTGACTtgcgttgacttaacggccacaggtgtcgctgttaacaagcatttctgattcttacaaacagtccctttaagtattgcgattcgatatcacgatttattgggatttttgttaactttttttaacactagaccaagggaaaaagttgaatcacacacttctagggacttttactttgaaaaatatctaaattgatacagtaaattgttttttaattttcagcatgtatgtagtcagagaactcaaatatatcagtcattgtcaggatttatttattactagggctgtcagtcgattaaaatatttaatcaggattataacacattttattacctgttcaaaatgtaccttaaagggagatttgtcaagtatttaatactcttatcaacatgggagtgggcaaatatgcttgctttagctaaatgtatgtatatatttagtattagaaatcaattaacaacccaaaacaatgagaaatattgtccagaaaccctagtttggagtgttatttaacctccctgGCCTTCcaagtaaaaacagaaataatgtctcgctgtctctctgtgtgtttgtgtgtgtctgtgtgtgtgcaggatgaGGAAACTCGGCGGGACTACGACTACATGCTGGACCATCCAGAGGAGTACTACCAGcactactacacctactaccgCCGACAACTCACCCCCAAAGTGGACGTCCGAATCGTCATTCTCGTCACCATCTGTGCCATCTCCATCTTCCAGGTacgactgcagccagaaactagTGTCCCTTATGTCCCGGCTCCATGTTTCTTGCTAGTCTTGCTCGTCTTGTTGTACTCTGTTATTTAGCTAATGGTCTTTATTCAACACTGATACGTCAACATACTTAGTTTATTACTCAGTTTACTTACATGAGTCATTATTTTCCAGCTCCAATCATCAAGTTCTGATTCAGTTAAGACTCATTAAATGATCATACTGAATTGTTGCCCAACCCGAGCAACTATagattatctttttttctttagtcTTGCCACGTCTACAGATGCGAACGCAGGCGAGGCAGGTGAAATTAACTCCATTAACACATTCCTCTCACCTCCCTTGTCTCTCTTCCAGTTCTACAGCTGGCACAGCAGCTACAACGAGGCCATCAACTACCTGGTGACGGTCCCCAAGTACCGAATCCAGGCCACGGAAATCGCCAAGCAGCAGGGCCTCCTCAACCGCACCAAGGAGAAGGGCAAGAACCGCCGCTCCAAAGAGGAGATCcgggagcaggaagaggaggtgatCCGCGACATCATCAAAAACAAGATCGACATCCAAGGAGGCTACCAGAAGCCCAACCTGTCGGACATCCTGCTGTGCCAGATCGTGCTCTTCCCTTACTACCTGACCACCTACGTGACCTGGTACGCCTCCTGGATTTACCGCTTCACCATCTGCAGGGAGGAGTACGGCGAGGAGGAGAAGTACTACATCATCAGGTCAGTTTAGCTACTTCCTGGATGAATGAGATGACTCTTAGACACCTTTTGCGTTGACTCTGTATGTAATCGCGCCGTGCGAGAAGtttgcttcgctcttggtgtgaatgcaccatTATACCTCATCTTCCTCTCAAGTGTCAGGGTATCTCACATCCGGCTCTGTGTTTTCACTCTCAGGAGGAACATGAAGATGTCTCAGTCTCAGTTTGAAAGCCTGGATGAAACGACCAGACAGTCCTTCCTGGAAAAACGGCTCTGGATCAAAGAAAACTACGAGGTTTGTCACTTTTCCTAGCATCACTTCTCCTTCCTTCACTTCATCTATATGTTGGACCTCCTCCTTTATTCCTTTTGATTCGTCCTTATGGGTTTTTCATGCTTTCCCTCTttactttcttcttttttccgaTATCTTTCTTTTAGTTTGTCCTCCCCTTTTCCTCCATCCTAGAGTTGTATTGATCCACTAAAGCCAGAGATACACTTGCTTTTGTTGTGCACGTCCTCAGAAATTAACTCTACGCAAGATGCAATGCACATAAACGGTAGGGGCAGTATGGTGACATCACATGCTTGGTTTGGGGGCCTTACATACCATCTACGATGGTGCCGCTGTTGCTTTTTCCGCAGTGATCTCAGGGATATGGGTAAAGGCCCTGGATAATAGATAGGGGGGCccaaaaaaggttgagaaccactggtttacATCATGTGAATCTGGATGTTCTGTACAGTCTGAGTTATCTGATGTGCCCTCTAATAGAATCCTCCAGTAACACCGTGTCCTAATAACACACATAGCACATAGGCAAGTATGTGAACAATCTCAAAGTCAATAAAACTCAACACTTTGTACAGATGTTAAGTCTTCAGCAGCTCTGATGGAAATGCACATTATACTAAATTGCGTCTAAGAACTGAGCTGAAGGAGTCGTCCAGCATCAGCTGCAGCTCTGTAAACTGCAGAATTTGCGAGTGTAACTGttcctcatgtgtgtgtgtgtctgtcaggtgCATAAAAGGgatcaggaggaggagatgaaggcgaAGATGGCGACCGACCCGAGGATGAAGAGGTACCGCCGCTGGATGAAGAACGAGGGGCCTGGCCGGCTGACGTTCATCGACGACTGACGGCCCCCGAGCTCCGTCGTTAACATACACACCTGCCTCAGTGCCAACATACacggacaacacacacaccgtgCTGTGTGGAGAAATCCCTGTACAGAAAGATTAACTATGCCTGTTTATATAGCGAGAGATATTTTCATAGCGATCGGGCCTCATCAAGGGGGTGACTAAGTGGAATAAACTGTGTGCTGGGGCTTCAGATTTTTGAGTAATTTTATACAtcaagctgtttgttttttttaaccaaaacaaaagtttaatgattaataatatttttttttttgtaattttctcCAGCCATTTTTTTCGTTCACTCCTGCTGATGAAAAGCAGAGTGATGAAGGAGTTTTGGTGCCTGAGTTTTTGTGAAACGATTTTGTGTTGGATAACTGACATCATCCACGGTGCAAGGTGATTATCGTACCGCCAAATAACCAGAAGGTTCAAAGTGTCCTTGGACGAGGCAATCGGACCGCCACCTGCTGCTCCAGAGAGTCGGCTAAAAGtctgaaatgtaaaatgaatgAAGCGTATCAGCATTTGTTGCTTTTATGATGAATAAAccagagtatttttttaagaacagtgacattttaaagctactacgaggaacttttgtgttgattttggtgatagtgtttctgagcaccagagtccctttagaaaacctctcattttacttcagcacggtctgacagtctgccccaagcagtcctggttctggttctcccgtgcctccgtTGCTGCCGGGCGTAGAGCTCTTCACCTACCGCctgagctccgactgcaggtcgaaggcggcagcgaagccggatctgggtctgtctgtACGTCATCAaatgagactgtttcataactagttaaaagttccttgtagtaactttaaatcTGCACTTTCTTCCCCAGAGTCAGACGAGTAGAAGGATATCAATTTGAATTTCCTGTGTATCTGGGATGTATTTAGCCTAGCTTTATCAAAAGTAAGAAAATCCACCTTCCAAAAACTCCAAAGCTGTCTGGTTTACATGTTATCATCTTGTTTATTGAACAAATGtaatagaaatgtaaaaaggaGACATTTGGTGACTAGCTTGCTAGCTAACAAGATACGAGAAGGAAGTGTTGAACTGACATCTGATATATCTTTTCATCTGACTCTGGGGAACACGACACGTCAGTTGTACAAACTATACTGAGGATGCTGATAAactgtttctgtctcttctgATCTGTGTTGTTGAAGCTTTTTCtaccagaaaaaaagcagaaacaaaaaaaaaaaactagcacATTTCATAAGTTTGTCTTATTATATAAATGAAAGCCAAAGTCACAGCTGGAAGTATCTGTAAATTGTGCAGCGGCAGATGTTTTATCACAGGGAGTTTGTTATCGTGGTTTCTGCTCTGTTTCTTCAGTTGACCATGTAACTGTTAATTGCATTTAAATAACTTGGTTTTacttaatattatttattgtttcacaTTTCACTGGtctttttgttgtcattttggtGTTGAGGCGGCATTAAAGTCATACTGTAACTACACAGTATATGATATGAACAcaacaaaatagttttttttaataaatacattttaaaatatatttttttgtttccgtTGCTTAACCCATCCTCCGAACAGCGATTGTACAACTGGCCCgtaaacacatacaagtgaacgggggcGCTGCTGTTCTTCTGGATTAAAAGCACTATAACGATGTCTGCAATGGTTTGATGGCATCCAACTCGGGAATCAGCACCACCAACTTTTTATCTCGATGCGCCCAGagatgttgagatctgttgaagaaataccaagcaccgcccaccagtcagagcacagccaataggtacgctctctctctctctctctctctctcctaaatgacctgtgattggccaaagtctcccgtcacaggctagatgtttataaaacctgaaaacagccatgaggaggtgcagaagtctagttatctctcggaacacttgaattacaatatgctcaaaggttattatggaatttttgcccaatgatgctaaaaatatactgcctactgccactttaagagacAAGATCACATGCCCGCCTACTCTTACACCTCCACACAGCTGGCCAAGTGTTTTGTTAAGGAGGGTTTGACATTAAATTTAATGTCCCATTTCTGTCTCTCTAAAATGTTAATTCAATTAGAAACTTAGCagcccagaaaaaaaataaatgttaaggTGGTtgttagaaagtgtttcatgtCCTCCTTTATCCTGATGAGCTCTGAGAGGAGCAGCGGGCTCACCTGTGCTGTTCAGAGTCAACTAGGCACAGGTGAGCCCAATCAGAAGACAATCAGTGCTCCTATAAataggaggggaggaggagaacatGTCTAGAACATTTCTCCGTTTTGCCGTGCATACTACCAGTCAGAC
This window contains:
- the dnajc25 gene encoding dnaJ homolog subfamily C member 25; protein product: MCAPTERCGSAGCPRPVTPWWWRLLLVLLFSASCSLPAVSALVEGLYCGTEVCYDVLGVDREAAKLDIARAYRQLARRYHPDRFRVDEPGLEGETRETAHQKFLLIATAYETLKDEETRRDYDYMLDHPEEYYQHYYTYYRRQLTPKVDVRIVILVTICAISIFQFYSWHSSYNEAINYLVTVPKYRIQATEIAKQQGLLNRTKEKGKNRRSKEEIREQEEEVIRDIIKNKIDIQGGYQKPNLSDILLCQIVLFPYYLTTYVTWYASWIYRFTICREEYGEEEKYYIIRRNMKMSQSQFESLDETTRQSFLEKRLWIKENYEVHKRDQEEEMKAKMATDPRMKRYRRWMKNEGPGRLTFIDD